In Candidatus Kerfeldbacteria bacterium, a single genomic region encodes these proteins:
- the gap gene encoding type I glyceraldehyde-3-phosphate dehydrogenase has product MGIRIAINGFGRIGRAAFKVALEKKGVEVVALNDLTDTKTLAHLLQYDTAYGVFPKKVTHTDSAIVVEGKTYPVFSEKEPANLPWKKLKVDVVIESTGHFLSQEKAQLHIDAGAKRVVISAPPKGGEVQTFVMGVNSDALGNQTIVSNASCTTNCIAPAAQVLQEAFGIKKAMMTTIHSYTADQNLVDGPHKDLRRARAAAVNIVPTTTGAAIATAETIPALKGKFDGLAVRVPTLVGSLSDMTVLLNRTVTVDEVNEAFRKAAAESRFAGVMTVTEDPIVSSDIVGNPHASIIDLSLTKVVDGNLVKVIAWYDNEWGYSHTLVQLALEIMGSA; this is encoded by the coding sequence ATGGGCATTCGTATAGCAATCAATGGATTTGGCCGCATCGGACGTGCGGCGTTTAAGGTGGCACTTGAAAAAAAAGGCGTTGAGGTTGTAGCCCTAAATGATTTGACTGATACCAAGACGCTGGCGCATTTATTGCAGTACGACACTGCCTATGGCGTGTTTCCGAAGAAGGTAACGCATACCGATTCGGCGATCGTCGTTGAGGGAAAAACCTATCCCGTTTTTTCTGAAAAGGAACCAGCCAACCTACCCTGGAAGAAACTAAAGGTAGACGTGGTGATTGAATCAACCGGACATTTCTTGAGCCAGGAAAAAGCCCAGCTCCATATCGACGCGGGCGCCAAGCGGGTTGTTATTTCCGCGCCACCCAAAGGCGGTGAAGTGCAGACGTTCGTGATGGGCGTGAATAGTGACGCGTTGGGCAATCAAACGATCGTCTCAAATGCGTCATGTACGACTAATTGCATTGCGCCGGCGGCGCAGGTGCTGCAGGAAGCTTTTGGCATCAAGAAGGCTATGATGACTACGATCCATTCGTACACCGCTGATCAAAATTTAGTGGATGGACCGCATAAGGATTTGCGGCGGGCGCGAGCGGCGGCGGTGAATATTGTGCCGACAACGACCGGTGCGGCAATTGCCACGGCAGAGACCATTCCGGCACTTAAGGGTAAATTTGATGGCTTGGCGGTGCGGGTACCGACGCTGGTTGGTTCGCTGTCAGACATGACCGTATTGCTGAATCGCACGGTTACTGTCGATGAGGTCAATGAGGCATTTCGGAAAGCCGCTGCCGAATCGCGATTTGCTGGTGTGATGACGGTGACTGAAGATCCGATCGTTTCGTCAGATATAGTGGGCAATCCACATGCTTCGATCATTGATTTGAGTTTGACCAAGGTGGTGGATGGAAATCTGGTGAAAGTGATTGCCTGGTATGATAATGAATGGGGGTACTCGCATACATTAGTGCAATTAGCCCTGGAAATAATGGGTTCTGCGTAG
- a CDS encoding ketose-bisphosphate aldolase translates to MLVHLSKLVQHAHENGYALGAFNVENLETTLAVVQAAVRKKSPVILQVSERSIEYAGLRSITNIVHTVATIQAGNIPVALHLDHGRSFRSVAECVQAGFSSIMMDASDMPLIENIILTKQAVDFAHRKGVYAQGELGVVKGLEEMSEEDRRALMTKPEEAAEFVEKTGIDTLAVAVGNVHGIIKMQKGNPGLDLERLAAIHKLIPHTPLVLHGASGVPKKQVLAGVQRGIAIINIDTDLRLAFTNTLRETLINDPDEFDPRSILTPSIEAMRNVVEQKMTMFGSVGMADEIV, encoded by the coding sequence ATGCTCGTCCATCTTTCCAAATTAGTTCAGCATGCGCACGAGAATGGCTATGCACTCGGCGCGTTTAACGTAGAAAATTTAGAAACCACGCTGGCGGTGGTTCAGGCGGCGGTGCGGAAAAAATCCCCCGTGATTCTCCAAGTGTCAGAGCGGAGCATTGAGTATGCTGGTTTGCGTTCGATCACGAATATCGTGCATACGGTTGCGACCATTCAAGCAGGGAACATTCCTGTTGCGCTGCATTTAGATCACGGCCGATCATTCCGCTCGGTGGCTGAATGCGTGCAGGCGGGCTTTTCCTCGATTATGATGGATGCTTCTGACATGCCCTTGATTGAAAATATTATTCTCACCAAGCAAGCAGTTGATTTCGCTCACCGCAAAGGCGTCTATGCTCAGGGAGAGCTGGGGGTGGTGAAGGGCCTGGAAGAAATGAGCGAAGAAGACCGCCGGGCACTGATGACAAAACCGGAAGAGGCAGCGGAATTCGTGGAAAAAACGGGGATCGATACGCTAGCCGTGGCCGTGGGCAATGTGCATGGCATTATTAAAATGCAAAAGGGCAATCCTGGACTGGATCTCGAACGGCTGGCAGCTATTCATAAATTGATTCCTCATACACCGCTTGTTTTACACGGCGCCTCTGGCGTGCCTAAAAAGCAAGTGTTGGCAGGCGTGCAGCGGGGGATCGCGATTATTAATATTGATACTGATTTGCGGCTGGCGTTTACCAATACCCTGCGAGAAACGCTTATCAATGATCCTGACGAATTTGATCCGCGGTCAATTTTGACCCCGTCTATCGAAGCTATGCGAAATGTGGTTGAACAAAAAATGACCATGTTTGGCAGCGTCGGTATGGCGGATGAAATAGTGTAA
- a CDS encoding triose-phosphate isomerase — protein MPEKPYIIANWKMNLDGSAVERFMNMFPVADPLVAASHVLIAPSYVFIPAVRAAVPEKEIAVAGQDLYWEDRGAFTGAVSARQLADAGCSYVIIGHSERRAFFGETDEAVNRKVHAALSRRLRPIICFGESYAEKEAGETKRVIYERIVAALQDVRSADARRILLAYEPLWAISTSTELAQPVSDTPESAQVIHKLIRRTIADLYDAHVATEMRIIYGGSVDEKNVAGFAAMDDIDGVLVGGASVDPQSFFRVIQAYHSSPR, from the coding sequence ATGCCGGAAAAGCCCTATATTATCGCAAATTGGAAAATGAATCTCGATGGCAGTGCTGTGGAACGATTCATGAACATGTTTCCTGTGGCTGATCCGCTGGTGGCGGCGTCTCACGTGCTGATTGCTCCCTCGTATGTATTTATTCCTGCGGTGCGCGCGGCCGTGCCGGAAAAGGAAATTGCCGTTGCTGGGCAAGATCTTTACTGGGAAGATCGCGGCGCTTTTACGGGAGCGGTTTCCGCGCGACAGTTAGCTGATGCTGGATGCTCATATGTCATCATTGGCCATTCAGAACGGCGAGCATTTTTTGGAGAAACTGATGAAGCGGTGAATCGGAAAGTGCATGCTGCGCTCTCCCGAAGACTGCGCCCGATTATTTGTTTCGGTGAAAGTTATGCCGAGAAGGAAGCTGGGGAGACGAAGCGGGTGATTTATGAGCGTATTGTTGCGGCGCTGCAGGATGTTCGTTCCGCGGACGCGCGTCGAATCCTTCTGGCCTATGAACCGCTCTGGGCGATTAGCACCAGCACAGAACTCGCTCAGCCAGTCTCCGATACTCCCGAATCAGCGCAAGTCATTCATAAATTAATTCGTCGAACCATCGCTGATTTGTACGATGCGCATGTAGCGACTGAGATGCGAATTATCTACGGCGGCTCTGTCGATGAAAAAAATGTTGCTGGTTTTGCCGCGATGGATGACATTGACGGCGTGCTCGTCGGAGGAGCCAGTGTTGATCCACAATCTTTTTTCCGCGTGATACAGGCTTATCATTCATCACCCCGTTAA
- a CDS encoding D-alanyl-D-alanine carboxypeptidase — protein sequence MFTLLLGFLFALQDIDRPDLLHSFSSAAQVEIITGLNREAPALVFPDVAISAHAGIVIDTITNGVRWSRLPNEPMPIASLSKLMTALVLVDLNPDWNMPVTILPDDNDSIEGSRLYVGEGEIVSLQDLFYTSLVGSANNATRAMARATGLSTDAFVRRMNKKAAALGMTDSIFYEVTGLDPRNQASAADVARLAQAAFAEPRIHAALQTPVHDLVTIDKGKFHRIKSTNALLDAGVIAKTGYLDEAGYTYASLSPAGTLVVLLRQWSSDERFSQAGALIQWAELPFIKSIFTEQEKYARLREE from the coding sequence ATGTTCACATTGTTGCTGGGTTTTTTATTTGCCCTGCAGGATATTGATCGGCCGGATTTATTGCATTCTTTTTCGAGTGCAGCCCAGGTAGAGATAATCACCGGGCTTAACCGCGAGGCGCCCGCACTCGTTTTTCCGGATGTCGCCATAAGTGCGCATGCGGGTATTGTGATTGATACCATCACGAATGGTGTGCGCTGGTCGCGATTGCCCAATGAGCCGATGCCCATTGCGAGTCTTTCAAAACTGATGACCGCGCTTGTTCTGGTAGATCTCAATCCTGACTGGAATATGCCAGTCACTATTTTGCCGGATGATAATGATTCGATTGAGGGGAGTAGATTATATGTTGGTGAAGGTGAGATAGTTTCACTTCAGGATTTGTTTTACACCAGTTTGGTCGGTTCGGCCAATAACGCGACACGGGCTATGGCTCGCGCCACTGGCTTATCGACTGATGCATTTGTCCGGCGAATGAACAAGAAAGCCGCGGCGCTTGGTATGACGGACAGCATTTTTTATGAAGTGACCGGACTCGATCCACGCAATCAGGCCAGTGCAGCAGATGTCGCACGGCTTGCCCAGGCGGCGTTTGCCGAGCCCCGCATCCATGCCGCGCTTCAAACGCCCGTCCACGATTTAGTAACGATTGATAAGGGAAAGTTTCACCGTATTAAAAGCACTAACGCGCTATTGGATGCTGGCGTCATCGCCAAAACGGGCTATCTCGATGAAGCGGGGTATACCTACGCCAGTTTGTCTCCGGCCGGGACGTTGGTCGTCCTGCTCCGCCAGTGGTCGAGCGATGAGCGTTTTAGCCAAGCCGGAGCCCTGATTCAATGGGCTGAACTTCCATTTATCAAATCAATTTTTACAGAACAAGAAAAATACGCTAGACTAAGGGAAGAATAG
- the scpB gene encoding SMC-Scp complex subunit ScpB, with the protein MELRYLIESLLFISGKPLSAQKLGEILKEKTEDITVAAEALMAEYNTADRGIHVQKVGQSYQMATSPKYSTVIKEFIKSEQTGELTKPALESLTIIAYRGPITKAELEQIRGVNCSLILRNLMIRGLIEAHDDKEKMATVYTITFDFLQFLGIDRVSQLPDYGKLNSDENLRKLLQEKMTNQTEAVSE; encoded by the coding sequence ATGGAACTTCGCTACCTTATCGAAAGCCTGCTCTTCATTTCAGGCAAACCATTATCCGCTCAGAAATTAGGGGAGATTTTGAAAGAAAAAACGGAAGATATTACCGTAGCTGCGGAAGCCCTCATGGCGGAATATAACACTGCCGATCGAGGTATTCATGTGCAAAAAGTCGGCCAATCATATCAAATGGCAACCAGTCCAAAGTATTCGACGGTGATTAAAGAATTTATTAAATCTGAGCAAACCGGCGAGTTAACCAAGCCGGCGCTCGAGTCGCTCACCATTATTGCGTATCGGGGGCCGATTACCAAAGCGGAATTAGAGCAAATTCGCGGCGTTAATTGCAGCTTGATTTTACGTAACCTGATGATTCGAGGATTGATCGAGGCGCATGATGACAAAGAAAAAATGGCGACCGTGTACACCATAACGTTTGACTTCCTGCAATTCCTCGGAATTGATCGTGTTTCTCAATTACCCGACTACGGCAAACTGAATAGCGATGAAAATTTACGCAAGTTGCTCCAGGAAAAAATGACGAATCAGACTGAAGCAGTCAGTGAATAA
- a CDS encoding segregation/condensation protein A has product MAYQFKTEKFEGPLDLLLQLIEQEELDITQVALAHVTDQYIKHLQNTDDIATEELADFLVVAAKLLLIKSRQLLPQLAEETGDEGVDLEFQLKMYREFYEASKVLQKMLNRKKFLFPRQKMIIKIDKIFNPPTTLNQDVMRQLFVGVLQELSVWVSLPQEQIARTASIRERIDSIQQLISNRAQIHFSELLKSSNNKVEVIVTFLALLELVKQRAVAVVQDGIFDEIVVQRAEEPPTDVIE; this is encoded by the coding sequence ATGGCCTACCAATTTAAAACAGAAAAATTTGAAGGACCGCTTGACCTCTTGCTCCAACTGATTGAGCAGGAGGAGCTTGATATTACCCAGGTGGCCTTAGCTCATGTTACGGACCAGTACATAAAACATTTACAAAACACGGACGATATTGCCACTGAGGAGTTAGCTGACTTTTTAGTGGTGGCCGCTAAGTTATTACTGATTAAATCCCGACAGCTCCTGCCACAATTAGCCGAGGAAACCGGAGATGAAGGTGTTGATCTAGAATTTCAGCTAAAAATGTATCGTGAATTTTACGAAGCATCGAAGGTGCTGCAAAAAATGTTGAATCGCAAGAAGTTCCTTTTCCCCCGGCAGAAAATGATCATTAAGATTGATAAGATATTTAATCCACCCACAACGCTGAATCAGGACGTCATGCGCCAATTATTCGTGGGAGTACTTCAGGAACTATCCGTCTGGGTATCGCTGCCGCAAGAACAGATTGCCCGGACCGCTTCGATCCGTGAGCGGATCGACAGCATCCAGCAATTGATTTCCAATCGGGCGCAAATACATTTTTCAGAATTACTTAAATCATCTAATAACAAAGTAGAAGTCATCGTAACCTTTTTAGCCCTGCTTGAGCTGGTTAAACAGCGCGCCGTTGCGGTCGTCCAAGACGGCATTTTCGACGAGATCGTCGTCCAGCGGGCAGAAGAGCCACCGACTGACGTAATCGAATAA
- a CDS encoding YbaK/EbsC family protein — MALSKKVITMLEKGKAAFEVVEHRTVYTAYDLAQTLKMKMQEIAKTLLVKVDSAYYLVVIPAHYKLDLPKVKKLFKAKKVQIAREGEMKKKFNVKPGAITAFGTVHKVGVVMDKALLKAQRALFGAGSFTESVRMKVKDYMKLEGDNLQTAVIAKRDATKK; from the coding sequence ATGGCACTATCAAAGAAAGTAATCACCATGCTTGAAAAAGGCAAAGCGGCATTTGAGGTCGTCGAGCATCGGACGGTATATACCGCGTACGATCTGGCGCAGACGCTGAAGATGAAAATGCAGGAAATTGCCAAGACCCTCTTGGTTAAAGTTGATTCTGCCTATTATCTGGTGGTTATACCCGCGCATTACAAACTTGATTTACCCAAAGTAAAAAAATTATTCAAGGCAAAAAAAGTGCAGATTGCTCGCGAAGGAGAAATGAAGAAGAAGTTCAATGTAAAACCAGGCGCGATTACTGCGTTTGGCACAGTGCATAAGGTCGGCGTGGTTATGGACAAAGCATTATTGAAGGCACAGCGCGCGTTATTTGGCGCAGGCAGCTTTACCGAGAGCGTGCGCATGAAAGTCAAAGATTACATGAAGCTTGAGGGGGATAATTTGCAGACTGCGGTGATTGCCAAGCGCGACGCCACAAAAAAATAA
- the aspS gene encoding aspartate--tRNA ligase, which produces MSRSYIRNTINQIGDTVELKGWIHVTRRLGKMVFVELRDVTGIVQIVFTPDDAAVLETAKKLRPEFVVAVTGIVKARPEKLVNHDYPTGTVEIQATGLEIISESQTPPFEIVDTDKAEVGEELRYKYRYLDLRRPRKQRQLIMRSKVIQFIRAELHKLGFIEVETPILAKSTPEGARDYLVPSRVYPGKFYALPQSPQQYKQMLMVAGLDKYFQIAPCFRDEDSRGDRSPDQFYQLDIEMSFVTQEDILQLIETLYTNLVKTLFPEKHITYSPWPRLTYDEAMQKYGNDKPDLRKNKNDPHELAFCFVVDWPLFEPEKEDGHYAPAHHMFTAPKTEDIPLLATEPQKVRSWQHDIALNGYEVAGGSLRITDPKIQEKIFELVGITKDEAREQFGHMLEAFTYGVPPHGGIAPGIDRLLMILFNESSIREVVAFPKTGDNREPMTGSPSNVSAKQLKDLHISITDKKKA; this is translated from the coding sequence ATGTCACGTTCATACATTCGAAATACAATAAACCAGATCGGCGATACCGTCGAACTTAAAGGCTGGATACATGTCACGCGTCGTTTAGGCAAGATGGTTTTTGTTGAATTGCGCGACGTAACGGGGATTGTGCAAATTGTGTTTACTCCGGACGATGCAGCAGTTCTCGAAACAGCCAAGAAACTTCGTCCCGAATTTGTGGTGGCCGTCACCGGTATTGTCAAAGCCCGTCCAGAGAAATTAGTGAATCATGATTATCCAACCGGCACAGTCGAGATTCAGGCTACCGGACTTGAAATCATTTCAGAATCCCAAACTCCTCCGTTTGAAATCGTGGATACTGATAAGGCGGAAGTGGGGGAAGAGTTGCGCTATAAATATCGCTACCTTGATTTGCGTCGTCCGCGTAAGCAGCGGCAATTGATCATGAGGTCCAAAGTCATTCAATTTATTCGCGCTGAATTGCACAAGCTTGGCTTCATCGAGGTAGAGACGCCTATCCTAGCCAAATCAACTCCTGAAGGTGCGCGAGATTATCTCGTTCCATCCCGAGTTTATCCGGGCAAGTTTTATGCACTACCCCAGTCTCCTCAGCAGTATAAGCAGATGCTCATGGTTGCGGGGCTGGATAAGTATTTCCAAATAGCGCCTTGTTTCCGTGATGAGGATTCCCGCGGTGATCGGTCGCCGGATCAGTTTTATCAGTTGGATATCGAAATGTCATTCGTCACGCAGGAGGATATTTTGCAATTGATTGAGACGCTGTATACCAATCTGGTGAAGACGCTATTTCCCGAAAAGCACATAACTTATTCCCCCTGGCCGCGTTTGACGTATGATGAGGCGATGCAGAAATACGGCAATGACAAGCCTGATTTGCGAAAAAATAAAAATGATCCGCATGAACTTGCTTTTTGTTTTGTAGTTGACTGGCCGCTCTTCGAACCAGAAAAAGAAGATGGTCATTATGCTCCAGCACACCATATGTTTACCGCACCAAAAACTGAGGATATTCCACTGCTCGCTACAGAACCGCAAAAGGTTCGCTCCTGGCAGCACGATATCGCCCTCAATGGATATGAGGTGGCCGGTGGCAGCCTGCGGATCACTGATCCGAAGATTCAGGAAAAAATATTTGAATTGGTGGGCATTACGAAGGATGAGGCGCGAGAGCAATTTGGGCATATGTTAGAAGCGTTTACCTATGGCGTTCCACCTCATGGCGGCATTGCCCCGGGGATTGATCGGTTATTGATGATTCTCTTCAATGAATCGAGCATCAGAGAAGTGGTGGCGTTCCCCAAGACCGGTGATAATCGAGAACCAATGACCGGCTCGCCAAGTAACGTGTCGGCAAAACAGCTGAAGGATCTCCATATCTCCATAACTGACAAGAAAAAAGCATGA
- the asnS gene encoding asparagine--tRNA ligase gives MKPIHLSQLKSHEGEQVTIRGWVFNFRSSGKIYFLQIRDGFGRIQGVVSRETVDEQSWVACEQLTLESSVEVSGTVRADTRSPFGYELHVSSVVLVHRAEEYPIGKKEHGVDFLLDHRHLWLRAERQRAIMRVRDEIIWSMREFFRQEQYTLTDTPILTPTACEGTTTLFATDYFEEKAYLSQSGQLYLEALAMALGKVYDFGPTFRAEKSKTRRHLMEFWMLDAEAAFVQHEENLQIQERLVTHIVQSVLANRAAELQILERDVAALQKVQGSFVRLRYDDAIVALQKLGSDIKHGDDFGADDETMLMKQYDKPVFVTHYPVAIKAFYMQPDPENQKFALCADLLAPEGYGEVIGGSERIWDYELLRSRLKEHKLSESDFGWYLDLRKYGSVPHSGFGIGLERTVAWLCGLDHVRETIPFPRLLNRLRP, from the coding sequence ATGAAACCTATCCATCTTTCGCAGCTCAAGTCGCATGAAGGGGAGCAAGTAACCATCCGTGGATGGGTTTTTAATTTTCGAAGTTCAGGCAAGATATATTTTCTACAAATTCGAGATGGATTTGGCCGAATTCAAGGGGTGGTTAGCCGTGAAACCGTTGACGAGCAGAGCTGGGTTGCTTGCGAGCAGCTGACACTTGAATCAAGCGTGGAAGTTTCGGGTACGGTCAGAGCTGATACTCGCTCGCCATTTGGCTATGAATTGCACGTTTCGTCAGTCGTATTAGTTCATCGGGCTGAGGAATACCCGATTGGCAAGAAAGAGCATGGCGTTGATTTTTTGCTCGACCATCGGCATTTGTGGCTACGTGCTGAACGGCAGCGGGCGATTATGCGTGTCCGAGATGAGATTATCTGGTCCATGCGTGAGTTTTTCCGTCAAGAACAGTACACGCTGACTGATACGCCCATTTTGACGCCAACTGCCTGTGAAGGGACGACCACGCTTTTTGCCACTGACTATTTTGAAGAAAAGGCGTATTTATCCCAGTCGGGGCAATTATACCTTGAGGCGCTCGCCATGGCGCTTGGGAAAGTCTATGATTTCGGACCGACCTTCCGAGCAGAGAAGTCAAAAACGAGGCGCCATCTGATGGAATTTTGGATGCTGGATGCTGAGGCGGCCTTTGTCCAGCATGAAGAAAATTTACAAATCCAAGAGCGCTTGGTGACGCATATTGTGCAATCAGTATTAGCCAATCGTGCGGCAGAATTACAAATTCTCGAGCGTGATGTAGCGGCGTTACAAAAAGTACAGGGGTCATTTGTTCGCCTGCGCTATGACGATGCCATCGTGGCACTACAAAAGTTAGGTTCAGATATTAAGCACGGTGATGATTTCGGGGCTGACGATGAAACGATGTTAATGAAGCAATACGACAAGCCCGTGTTTGTGACCCATTACCCAGTTGCGATAAAGGCCTTTTACATGCAGCCAGACCCGGAGAATCAAAAATTTGCTTTGTGCGCTGATTTGCTTGCCCCCGAGGGCTATGGGGAAGTCATTGGTGGGTCGGAGCGCATTTGGGATTATGAATTATTGCGTTCACGGCTGAAAGAGCACAAACTGTCAGAATCTGATTTTGGTTGGTATTTAGATTTACGGAAATACGGATCCGTGCCGCACTCAGGATTTGGTATCGGGCTTGAGCGGACAGTGGCGTGGCTGTGCGGCCTGGATCATGTGCGCGAAACTATACCTTTTCCTCGATTATTAAATCGTTTGCGACCCTAA
- a CDS encoding HAD-IC family P-type ATPase, giving the protein MSESYSTQSIAHVLSSVATTAEGLTVPEATRRLATHGANQIASRDRIAAPRILAEQFKSLLIVILLVAAGITYLLNDHIDTFVILAAVGVNVLVGFIQEYRAQRSLERLRSVVTQYAVVRRNGTRIRINAIEVVIGDIVYVSSGDTVPADIRLLTAEDLAINESSLTGESAPIKKITEALPSSVLLAEQRNMAFMGTTVVQGSGAGVVVHTGMQTELGKIAAMIAAAPEEQTPLQKKLIGLGRLIGYIVLGAALLIFLIGLLFGYELRETFATAVALAVAAIPEGLAVVVTVTLAIGMQQILKKRALVRKLVAAETLGSITVICTDKTGTLTEGEMRVVRIITFDNDVATHAISEADEAPAKSFFTALQVGVLASDASIENPDEAIEHRSVIGTPTEKALILVASQAGIDLVALRRQHPRLDVAPFNSSTKFMVSLNAHATDGAMLNIKGAPEIILRHAKFVDLDGKKRALDKRMRDTLQHQYQDLSSQGLRLLALAYTPADSKLKKIPEGEAALADLIFVGFAVIKDPLRSDASETIRRCQAAGIRPIMLTGDHRLTARAIAAEIGLPHADENIIEGAAFAQLSREELMARISSISVYARVTPADKLRIIDAWQERGEVVAMTGDGVNDAPALKSADIGVALGSGTDVAKETADMVLLKNNFSTIVHAVEQGRILYDNIKKSVLFLLSDSFTLMILVVLSLFFGWPLPLLAAQILWINLVTDSFPSIGLTMEPGEPDAMQQPPVPRTQPIVDRKTKLLIASVSVLTGFLLLGVFYLQWKITGDLERARSTTFVAGAIGTLMYSFAYRSIRHHVWERNPFSNRYLLLGVLVGILLQLPVIYMPALQEIFQTVPLNLTDWLIAMPTGFGAIAIIELLKTVFQTRIRRVQQA; this is encoded by the coding sequence ATGAGCGAATCATATTCTACTCAATCAATTGCGCATGTACTCAGTTCAGTCGCAACCACGGCTGAGGGATTGACGGTGCCAGAAGCGACACGTCGCTTAGCCACTCATGGGGCCAATCAAATCGCCAGCCGCGATCGAATTGCCGCACCCCGGATTTTAGCCGAGCAATTCAAAAGTTTGCTCATAGTCATCTTGCTCGTTGCAGCAGGTATCACGTATCTTCTGAATGATCATATTGATACGTTTGTTATTTTAGCTGCAGTTGGCGTTAATGTTCTCGTGGGGTTTATTCAGGAGTATCGGGCGCAGCGTTCACTGGAACGATTGCGCAGTGTTGTCACTCAGTACGCAGTTGTTCGCCGTAATGGCACACGCATTCGTATCAATGCCATTGAGGTTGTTATCGGAGATATTGTCTATGTGAGTAGTGGCGACACGGTGCCAGCTGACATCCGTTTGTTAACTGCCGAGGATCTAGCGATTAATGAGTCAAGCCTGACCGGTGAATCCGCACCCATTAAGAAAATAACCGAAGCATTGCCATCTTCTGTTCTCCTCGCTGAACAACGCAACATGGCATTTATGGGTACGACGGTGGTGCAGGGATCGGGTGCGGGAGTGGTAGTGCACACCGGCATGCAAACCGAACTCGGCAAAATAGCGGCCATGATTGCTGCAGCGCCAGAGGAGCAAACGCCATTGCAAAAGAAGCTGATTGGTTTAGGTAGATTGATTGGATATATTGTATTGGGAGCAGCGTTGCTCATTTTTTTGATTGGATTGCTCTTCGGGTATGAGCTGAGAGAAACATTCGCCACGGCAGTGGCTCTCGCCGTCGCGGCTATTCCCGAAGGCTTGGCAGTGGTGGTCACGGTGACGCTGGCGATTGGCATGCAGCAGATACTAAAAAAGCGCGCTTTAGTGCGTAAATTAGTAGCAGCCGAAACGCTTGGCTCCATAACCGTCATTTGTACTGATAAGACTGGTACCTTAACTGAAGGGGAAATGCGAGTCGTTCGGATTATTACTTTTGATAATGATGTCGCCACTCACGCGATCAGTGAAGCGGACGAAGCACCGGCTAAGAGTTTTTTTACGGCATTGCAGGTCGGTGTGCTGGCCTCTGATGCATCGATTGAGAATCCCGATGAGGCGATTGAGCATCGGAGCGTCATCGGCACCCCGACTGAAAAAGCTTTGATTTTAGTTGCTTCTCAGGCGGGAATTGATTTGGTGGCACTCAGACGACAGCATCCTCGTCTGGATGTTGCGCCGTTTAATTCCAGTACAAAATTCATGGTGAGCCTGAATGCGCACGCAACCGATGGCGCCATGCTTAATATCAAGGGCGCACCGGAAATTATTTTACGTCATGCGAAATTTGTTGATTTAGATGGTAAGAAGCGCGCATTGGACAAGCGGATGCGCGACACTCTACAACATCAGTATCAAGATTTGAGCAGTCAAGGTTTGCGATTGTTAGCATTGGCGTATACTCCCGCTGATTCTAAACTGAAGAAAATTCCTGAGGGCGAAGCGGCGTTAGCCGATTTGATCTTTGTGGGATTTGCGGTTATCAAAGATCCGCTGCGGAGTGACGCCAGTGAAACCATTCGACGGTGTCAGGCGGCGGGCATTCGACCGATTATGCTTACCGGCGATCATCGGTTGACGGCTCGAGCGATTGCTGCAGAAATTGGCCTGCCGCATGCGGATGAAAATATTATTGAAGGCGCGGCCTTTGCTCAATTGTCGCGCGAAGAGCTTATGGCTCGGATTAGCTCTATTTCGGTGTATGCACGCGTCACGCCTGCTGATAAGCTGCGCATAATTGATGCGTGGCAAGAACGTGGTGAGGTCGTGGCGATGACTGGTGATGGTGTAAATGATGCTCCCGCATTAAAATCGGCTGACATTGGTGTGGCGCTTGGTTCCGGAACCGATGTCGCGAAAGAAACGGCTGACATGGTGCTACTGAAAAATAATTTCAGTACCATTGTTCATGCTGTGGAGCAGGGGAGAATCTTATACGACAATATTAAAAAGTCAGTATTGTTTTTACTCTCAGATAGCTTTACGTTGATGATCTTGGTGGTCTTGTCATTATTTTTTGGTTGGCCACTGCCGCTGTTGGCCGCACAGATTCTTTGGATTAATTTAGTAACTGATTCCTTTCCCAGCATAGGTTTGACAATGGAGCCTGGTGAGCCAGATGCAATGCAACAGCCTCCCGTGCCCCGTACGCAACCCATCGTGGATCGAAAAACAAAATTATTAATCGCTTCAGTCAGCGTACTGACTGGATTTTTGCTATTGGGTGTATTTTATCTGCAGTGGAAAATAACCGGTGATTTGGAACGAGCCCGTTCGACCACATTTGTAGCGGGGGCAATCGGCACTTTGATGTATTCTTTTGCATACCGGAGCATACGTCATCATGTATGGGAACGAAATCCGTTTAGCAACCGCTATTTATTGCTCGGAGTTCTAGTAGGCATTTTACTTCAGTTGCCCGTGATCTATATGCCGGCTTTGCAGGAAATATTTCAAACTGTGCCGCTTAATCTTACCGATTGGCTGATTGCCATGCCTACTGGTTTTGGTGCAATTGCAATTATTGAATTGCTTAAAACGGTGTTTCAGACCAGGATTCGGCGAGTTCAGCAGGCATAA